One window of Methanomassiliicoccales archaeon genomic DNA carries:
- a CDS encoding MFS transporter: MSPNDRYTIILSFAAFVALLGSSLISPILPFYALAFGVPLTFVGALVSSFGLASVILDIPSGYFFDRFNAKILMILGLLLIFLSALICAFALSYIVLLIGRVLGGIGYAVYTVTSFTCMGKIAPNDRRGRYMSFYLSMLLLGSVCGPAVGGIIGESFGLRVPFIVYGILSLLSCLLVHF; encoded by the coding sequence ATGAGCCCCAATGATCGATACACTATCATCCTTTCTTTTGCGGCTTTTGTCGCATTGCTTGGGAGCTCATTGATTTCTCCAATTCTTCCATTCTATGCGCTGGCCTTTGGTGTTCCATTGACATTTGTTGGCGCCCTCGTCTCAAGTTTCGGTTTGGCAAGCGTAATATTAGATATCCCAAGCGGGTATTTTTTTGATCGTTTCAATGCAAAGATACTAATGATCTTGGGATTGTTGTTAATCTTTCTATCTGCGTTGATATGTGCTTTCGCTTTGAGTTATATAGTGCTCTTAATTGGAAGGGTGCTTGGTGGGATTGGTTATGCAGTCTACACTGTTACTTCCTTCACATGCATGGGGAAAATTGCGCCAAATGATCGTCGAGGCAGGTACATGAGCTTCTATCTCAGCATGTTACTTTTGGGGTCTGTGTGCGGCCCGGCGGTAGGTGGTATTATCGGTGAAAGCTTTGGTCTGCGCGTGCCCTTCATTGTATATGGCATCCTATCCCTCTTGTCGTGTCTACTCGTGCACTTT
- a CDS encoding succinate dehydrogenase/fumarate reductase iron-sulfur subunit, with amino-acid sequence MDEKTIKLRVFRYDPDWDDSPHYETYEVPYVEKMRVLDALNYIHEHYDGSLAYRWVCRASQCGSCTLMINGKPAPACKTEIPVGTVEITIEPLRLFPVIKDLVVDLERGYQRFLTLRPYIERHSKPKRPEIIMPEDIELIKEMRSCIECWACVSICPVIAEIWDEYAGPISMRKLAELSLDKRDILDRVSIALVEGMYNCTTCKNCWAVCPQEIKIPEKAVEKLRAMAMQKGLAPLPPHKVAIASIRNYWNPWTVPRGQRVRWAKDLNLPTRSETMFFAGCSPSLLRSNLSVNVVKIFKALGMEIGYLGKEERCCSSPLLRVGEDRLFEEMAKANIESMKKAGAKRIVVTCAGCYKAWKEDYRECFGDYGIDVYHISEILESAIREGRLTLKYSPSNDMTVTYHDPCHLGRAGGIFDPPRNVLRSIPGIKLVEMSRIRENSACCGSGGGVKTARPNLAATIGGRRLEMVRETGAEAIVSCCPWCEQNLEDSIKWGSFPDWKVKDLVDLVVAALVVGE; translated from the coding sequence ATGGATGAAAAGACGATCAAACTTCGCGTTTTCAGATACGATCCTGATTGGGACGACTCACCTCACTACGAAACCTACGAGGTACCTTATGTCGAGAAGATGAGGGTCCTAGACGCGTTAAACTACATTCATGAGCATTATGATGGGTCGCTGGCATACAGATGGGTTTGCAGGGCGAGCCAATGCGGCTCTTGTACCCTCATGATCAACGGGAAACCTGCACCAGCATGTAAGACAGAAATACCCGTTGGGACAGTGGAAATCACAATTGAACCGTTGCGTCTTTTCCCAGTGATTAAAGACCTTGTAGTTGATCTTGAAAGAGGATATCAGAGGTTCTTGACGCTGAGGCCCTATATTGAGAGGCATTCAAAACCAAAAAGACCAGAAATAATAATGCCAGAGGACATCGAACTGATCAAGGAGATGAGAAGCTGTATCGAGTGCTGGGCGTGCGTTTCTATTTGCCCTGTTATCGCCGAGATATGGGACGAATATGCAGGTCCGATATCAATGAGAAAGCTTGCTGAATTATCCTTGGACAAGAGAGATATCCTGGACAGAGTCAGTATCGCGCTTGTAGAGGGGATGTATAACTGCACGACGTGCAAGAATTGTTGGGCCGTCTGTCCCCAGGAAATTAAGATTCCTGAGAAGGCCGTTGAAAAATTGCGCGCGATGGCGATGCAGAAAGGGCTCGCTCCCTTGCCGCCTCACAAGGTTGCAATCGCATCGATACGCAATTACTGGAATCCATGGACTGTTCCGCGGGGACAACGGGTTAGGTGGGCGAAGGATTTAAATTTGCCAACTAGATCAGAAACGATGTTTTTCGCAGGGTGTTCTCCGTCGCTTCTTAGATCTAATCTCTCTGTAAACGTTGTAAAAATATTCAAGGCGCTTGGAATGGAAATCGGTTATCTCGGAAAAGAAGAACGTTGCTGTTCATCTCCCCTTCTCCGGGTTGGAGAGGATAGACTTTTTGAAGAAATGGCAAAGGCGAACATCGAATCTATGAAAAAGGCAGGTGCAAAGCGGATTGTTGTGACTTGTGCCGGTTGCTATAAAGCATGGAAGGAAGATTACCGCGAATGCTTCGGAGACTATGGCATCGATGTATATCATATATCTGAAATACTGGAAAGTGCTATAAGAGAAGGGAGGCTCACTTTGAAGTATTCGCCATCCAACGATATGACCGTGACCTATCATGACCCTTGTCATCTTGGTCGAGCTGGCGGAATTTTCGACCCGCCGAGGAATGTGCTGAGGTCTATCCCTGGAATAAAATTGGTTGAAATGAGTAGGATTAGAGAAAATAGCGCATGCTGTGGATCTGGCGGCGGGGTCAAAACGGCCAGGCCAAATTTGGCAGCAACAATTGGAGGCCGCAGACTTGAGATGGTCAGGGAAACAGGTGCAGAAGCAATCGTCAGTTGTTGTCCCTGGTGTGAGCAGAATCTCGAGGACAGTATTAAATGGGGAAGCTTCCCGGATTGGAAGGTTAAAGACCTCGTTGATCTGGTCGTAGCAGCCCTGGTTGTGGGAGAGTAA
- a CDS encoding FAD-binding protein encodes MPSAYRTIETDVLVIGNGGAGLRAAIEASKFNVDVLIVSRTLPGKAHTVMAEGGINAALGNRDPTDSIDEHFRDTVIEGAFLNNQKLVEILVKEIPDRIFDLEEYGAVFDRTPEGKIAQRPFGGQSHPRTCYLGDETGHEMLMGLVEEIRRRNIRHLDEILITRLLKNNNRCVGAFGIEMKTGYYLVFKSKATVLATGGGCRVYKVTSNPEEATGDGYSMAYDIGAELMDMEQVQFHPTGMIYPDSARGILVTEAVRGEGGILVNALGERFMAKYSPAQMELSPRDVVARCIYSEIQAGRGTSRGGVYLDISHKDPDYIRKKLPRMVKQFKNFADVDITKVPMEVAPTAHHFMGGIKIREDDNRSTTVEGLYPAGEAEAGVHGGNRLGGNALAETQVFGARAGMYAALYAKKSSKPIIPKNQVYEEVARLDSLFRPGKKPQLLKEEIREIMWKFVGIVRDGNKLEFALSEIERLKDEMSRIGVVGSKKYNLEWYDAIVLPHMLLTCEAIIRSALFRKESRGAHYRSDYPQRDDINWLVNINVRKGENGTMVVYSTPVVLTKLKPNGIGGVTDG; translated from the coding sequence ATGCCCTCAGCATACAGAACGATTGAAACAGACGTCCTCGTCATTGGTAACGGGGGAGCGGGTCTCCGTGCGGCAATTGAAGCAAGTAAGTTCAACGTCGATGTCCTGATTGTGTCAAGAACTCTTCCTGGAAAAGCCCACACAGTCATGGCAGAAGGCGGTATAAACGCGGCGTTAGGTAATAGAGATCCTACTGATTCGATTGATGAGCATTTCAGGGACACGGTTATCGAGGGCGCATTTCTTAACAACCAGAAGCTTGTTGAGATTCTTGTTAAAGAGATTCCTGATAGAATTTTTGATCTTGAAGAATATGGCGCAGTTTTTGATCGCACACCAGAAGGAAAAATCGCCCAGCGACCCTTCGGCGGACAGAGTCACCCGAGGACATGCTATCTTGGTGATGAGACAGGCCATGAAATGCTCATGGGACTTGTCGAAGAAATTCGCCGAAGGAATATTCGACACCTCGATGAGATACTAATAACACGTCTCTTGAAGAATAATAATCGGTGCGTCGGTGCCTTTGGTATTGAGATGAAAACTGGTTATTATCTGGTATTCAAATCAAAAGCAACGGTTTTGGCGACTGGTGGTGGTTGCAGGGTTTATAAAGTCACATCAAATCCCGAGGAAGCTACTGGAGATGGCTACTCGATGGCCTACGACATCGGGGCTGAGCTGATGGATATGGAACAGGTGCAGTTCCATCCTACGGGGATGATCTATCCCGATTCTGCTCGAGGAATCTTGGTGACAGAAGCCGTGAGGGGCGAGGGTGGAATTCTGGTCAATGCTCTTGGTGAGAGATTTATGGCAAAGTACAGTCCTGCTCAAATGGAGCTTTCCCCGCGGGACGTCGTGGCCAGATGTATTTATTCAGAGATACAGGCAGGTCGGGGAACTTCTAGGGGTGGCGTTTATCTTGATATTTCTCACAAAGATCCTGATTATATCAGAAAAAAGCTTCCGAGGATGGTAAAGCAATTCAAGAATTTTGCTGATGTTGACATAACAAAAGTACCGATGGAAGTCGCTCCCACGGCACACCATTTCATGGGAGGCATCAAGATAAGAGAAGATGACAATCGTTCCACAACGGTAGAGGGACTCTATCCTGCTGGTGAGGCCGAAGCTGGTGTGCACGGCGGGAACAGACTCGGCGGCAATGCATTGGCAGAAACTCAGGTTTTTGGTGCGAGGGCTGGAATGTATGCAGCACTTTACGCTAAGAAATCGTCCAAACCTATTATACCGAAAAATCAGGTGTATGAAGAAGTCGCAAGATTGGACTCTCTTTTCAGGCCTGGCAAGAAACCCCAATTATTGAAAGAAGAAATCAGGGAGATTATGTGGAAGTTTGTTGGGATCGTCCGGGATGGTAATAAGCTCGAATTCGCACTCAGTGAAATTGAAAGATTGAAAGATGAAATGTCGAGAATCGGGGTTGTTGGGTCAAAAAAATACAACCTTGAGTGGTATGACGCGATTGTATTGCCTCATATGCTATTGACCTGTGAGGCGATTATTAGATCTGCGCTGTTCAGAAAAGAAAGCAGGGGAGCGCATTATAGATCCGATTATCCTCAACGAGACGACATAAATTGGCTTGTCAACATCAACGTGAGAAAGGGAGAAAATGGTACAATGGTCGTTTATTCCACTCCTGTTGTTTTGACAAAACTCAAACCAAATGGCATTGGAGGCGTGACTGATGGATGA